The DNA window TGACCAAGACGCTTACTGGACTCTCAAGCTGTCAGAACTCCTCATTCAGGATGAATGTGAGATGTTTTCGGCGAATTCGGTCGCGGATGCGATGCTGCTACTGGATGCACGGAGCATTGACATCATCATTGCCGAAATCAACATGCCGGGAACAGACGGCACGGCGTTTCTGGAGCAGGTGCGCCAGGTTTTCCCGGAAACCACGGTCATCGTCCACACTGCCAAGGCGACGGTGGAACAGGCAGTTCAGGCGACCAAGCTTGGAATCTTTGATTACCTACAAAAGTCCGAGGATCCGGGGGCGCTGACGACACTCCGGGGATGCGTCGGGCGGGTAGTACGGGAAATCGGGACGCTGGTACGAACGTCCGTCGTGGATCCACGAACCCGCGGGCTGCTTGCCGCGCCAGTGCAGGGCTTCTACGGGATCATCAGCCAAAACCAGCAGATGCGCGATATCTTCGAGTTGATCCAAACCATCGCGGATTCCTATGCCAACGTACTGGTCCACGGGGAAACTGGAACCGGCAAGGAACTCGTGGCACGAGCCATTCACGAGGCGAGCGGGCGCCATGGTAAGCCATTTGTCACGCTGGATTGCACCGCGCTGGCCCGCGAGCTTTTGGAAAGCGAGTTGTTCGGTCACGAAAAAGGGGCTTTTACGGGCGCGGTGGACCGTCATGTCGGCCGTTTCGAGCGGGCCAACACGGGAACTCTCTTCCTCGACGAAGTCGCCA is part of the Verrucomicrobiia bacterium genome and encodes:
- a CDS encoding sigma-54 dependent transcriptional regulator, with product MPRAKILIVDQDAYWTLKLSELLIQDECEMFSANSVADAMLLLDARSIDIIIAEINMPGTDGTAFLEQVRQVFPETTVIVHTAKATVEQAVQATKLGIFDYLQKSEDPGALTTLRGCVGRVVREIGTLVRTSVVDPRTRGLLAAPVQGFYGIISQNQQMRDIFELIQTIADSYANVLVHGETGTGKELVARAIHEASGRHGKPFVTLDCTALARELLESELFGHEKGAFTGAVDRHVGRFERANTGTLFLDEVATINLNVQAKLLRVLQTRTFERVGGSKSISVDVRIIAATNRPLETCVAEGIFREDLYHRLNVVQIELPPLRERTVDIPLLAMEFLRRFSRQNGKDLRGFTDAAIDVLCRYNWSGNVRELENVVLQAVVLAKSSLIDASDLPRRITESKLVLGSQSAALSDQLGEPEKQILINALRQHSGNIKRTAETLQISRTTLYAKLKKYQIDPDAIR